The Stigmatella aurantiaca DW4/3-1 genome contains the following window.
TGGAAACGCTGTACGTGCGTCAGCTCAAGCTCGGGCCCATGGACAACTTCGTGTACCTGGTGGGCGCGGCGGATGCCCCCGAGGTGCTGGTGGTGGATCCGGCGTGGGACGTGCCGGCCATCGAGCGCGCGATGGCCGAGGACGGCAAGCGGCTGGTGGGGGCGTTCGTGTCGCACTGCCACAAGGACCACATCAACGGCCTGCCGGAGTTGCTGTCGCGCCATGACGTGCCCGTGTACGCCCAGCGCGAGGAGGTGGCGTTCTCGGAGGACCTGCGCGCGCTGGGGGGGGCGCTTCGTCCGGTGGGGCCGGGGGAGGCGCTGACGGTGGGGCCAAGGACGTTCCTGGCGCTCCATACTCCCGGCCACACGCCCGGCTCGCACTGCTTGCTGGCGGGGGACGCGTTGGTGTCCGGGGACACGGTCTTCATCAATGGATGCGGGCGGTGTGACATGCGGGGGGGGAACCCGGAAGACATGTACCGCTCGCTGTCCCAGGTGTTGCTGCGGGTACCGGACGAGACGCGGCTGTGGCCCGGGCACGATTATGCGGAGGTGCCGGTGGCGGCGATGGGACAGGTGCGCCAGGCCAACCCGTACTTCGCCTTTCCGGACGTGGCTTCCTTTGTGGCCTACCGCATGCGCCCGCGCCGGTGAACATGGACCCCACCACGATTCCGAACGGTGAGACGGTGGGTCCCTGGCGGGTGCTGAACTGGTGCGGCCAGGGCTCCTACGGGGTGGTCTATTTGGTCGACCGGGTAGGGCACGCGGGGGAGGGGCTCTTTGCGCTGAAGATCGCGCGCCACGCGCTGAACCCGCGATTCGAGCGGGAGGTGGAGTTGCTCGCGCGCATGCAGCACCCTCACGTGCCGCGCCTTCATGATCGGGGATGGTGGACGGTGCGTGGGGGCGTGGCGTTCCCCTATCTGGTCATGGACTGGGTGGAAGGGGCGACCTTGTATGAGTGGAACGCCCGGCACCCGCTCACGTCCCGCCGGGCGCTGCGGCTGCTCGCCCAGGTGGCGCGTGCCTTGGAGGCGACGCATGGCGCGGGGGGCGTGCACCGGGACGTCAAGGGCGACAACATTGTGGTGCGGCGCGAGGACGCCCAGGCGGTGCTGCTGGACTTTGGCTCGGCGGTTTACGAAGGGGCGAGCGTGCTCACGCACCATCCGCCGCCTCCCGGGACGCCGCGCTACCAGAGCCCCGAGTGCGTGCGCTTTCAGTGGGA
Protein-coding sequences here:
- a CDS encoding MBL fold metallo-hydrolase, yielding METLYVRQLKLGPMDNFVYLVGAADAPEVLVVDPAWDVPAIERAMAEDGKRLVGAFVSHCHKDHINGLPELLSRHDVPVYAQREEVAFSEDLRALGGALRPVGPGEALTVGPRTFLALHTPGHTPGSHCLLAGDALVSGDTVFINGCGRCDMRGGNPEDMYRSLSQVLLRVPDETRLWPGHDYAEVPVAAMGQVRQANPYFAFPDVASFVAYRMRPRR